In Deltaproteobacteria bacterium, the genomic window GGCGATTCTGCGTTCGCCCAACCGGGCCGCGCCCACCTGGCCGCGCAGGTCGCCGATCACCAGTGCCGGCGTGCGGCTGTTTGCGGCGATCATCGCCTCGATCTCTTTGACCGGTTGGAGCCGCGCCATGAACTTCACCGGCGGCAGATGCAGCCCTTCATGGAAAATTTCCCGCGCGTTGCCCGAGCCGCTCCCCGGCACGGTGCCGCCGATGTCGCTCTTGTGCGCCATGTTGGCGGCAAAGCCGACCCATTCGCCATGGTAAAAAATCGGCGTGAACACCCCCATGTCCGGGGCATGGGGGCTGCCGCCGAGATAGGGATGGTTGGTAATGAAGGCGTCGCCTTGGTTGATCTCGTCAGTGCCGAAATTCTTCAAGATCGCCGCGGCGCAGGCCGGAAACGCGCCCATGTGCAGCGGCAAGACGACGTGCTGAGCGACGACTTCGCCTTTGGTGTTTAAAATCGCACAGCTCGCGTCTTGGGATTCACGGATGATCGTCGAGTAGCCGGTGCGAAACAGCGAGTTCTGCATCTCCTGGACGATGCCGGCCAGGCGGGCTTGGATGACCTGCAATGTGATCGCGTCTACCTTCATACGAGAAAGGCAATAGGCATTAGGCACGAGGCAATAGTCGGACGGGAGAGGCAACAGGCAACAGTGAGACTCGGAGAACGGTTTGAACGCATCTTTCTATTGCCTATTGCCTATTGCCTATTGCCTATTGCCTGCGCGCGCAGTTGCGCAGTCTCTTTCTCGTTAACTCGAAAGTCAGCGTCCACTGGGTCGATGGTCACGCAATAAACTTCCCTAGCGCGCGCGACAGTGACATAACCGTTGCGCACGTCATTCAAGACGCGCTGCGCGTCGCGTTTGAGCGGGTCGCCGAGGCCGCCGCCGCCCGGGGTTTCCAAGCGGAAGGCTTCTCCCGGATGCAGCACATGGTCGGAAAAGCGCGACGGTATGACGCGTTCGCCCTGGGCGCCCGGGTTCAAGACGCAGTGGCCGGTTTTGCCTTCGCCGCCGCCGTCGATGCCTTTGGGCGCGACGCTATGTTTGGTCGAACGCAGCGAGAAGCGCGCGTCGTTGTCCAATACTTCGTATTCACGTACAAAGCCCAAGCCGCCGCGGAAGGTGCCCGGGCCGCCGGAGTCGGGGATCAATTCAAAACGCCGCACCCGGGTGGCGAACTCCGATTCGATGATTTCAATCGGCGCGATCTTGGCGTTCGATTGATTGACGTTGGTGCCCGACACGCCGTCTTTGCCGCTGCGGCCGCCGGAGCCGCCGCCAAAGATTTCATATTGCACATAGCCTTTGCCGGTCTTGTTGCTGCGGCCGCCGATGATGATCGAACGGCTGCTGCAGCCGTCGCCGACCTTTTTGTGCGGTGTGATCTGGCTCGAGGCTTCGAGCAGCGATTCCACCAGCGCATGGACAGTGGGATTGTAGGTGTTCACGGGGGCGGGAAATCTCGGATTGACCACGCTGCCGTCGCGCACTTTGATGTCGATACACTTCGCCAGGCCATAGTTGATGGCCAATGCCGGGTCGACCAGGCAGGTCATCAGATAACAACAAGCGGCGCGCACAATAGTCGGCCGGATATTCGCCGGCCCCTTGGTTTGATCGGCGCTGCCGGTGAAATCGAACAACAACTTATCGCCCTTTTTCTCGATGCGCACGTGCAAGCGCACCGGTTTGTCGAGCTCGACGCCGTCGCTGTCGACGAAGCGCTCGCCTTCGCCGACGGCGTCGGGCCATGAGGCGATCTCGGCGCGCACTTTGGCTTCGGTCAGGGCAAACAGTTGTTCGAAAGAATCGAGGATGGTCTGCTTGCCATAGCGGTCCATCATTTCCTGAAAGCGGCGCTCGCCCAGACGCGCCGCGCCGACTTGGCCGCGCAGGTCGCCGACGACGAGTTCCGGTGTCCGGCTGTTGGCGCTCAGCACGGCTTCCAAATCTTTGCTGGTTTGGCCTTTGTGGACATATTTCACTGGCGGCACGTGCAGGCCCTCCTGGTAAATCTCCCGGGCCTGGCTCCAGCAGCTCCCCGGCACCGGCCCGCCGATGTCGCTCTTGTGCGCCAAGTTGGCCGCGAAGCCGACCCATTCGCCCATATAAAAAATCGGCGAGAGCACCGCCATGTCGGGCGCGTGCGGGCTGCCGCCGTGGTACGGGTGATTGGTGATAAAGGCGTCGCCTTCATGAATTTCGTCAGCAGAATAATTCTTGATAATGCCCGCGGCGCAGGCCGGGAACGCGCCCATGTGCAGCGGCAAGACCACGTGCTGCGCCACCACTTCGCCG contains:
- a CDS encoding hydantoinase B/oxoprolinase family protein, which produces MQVDPVTLQVIQARLAGIVQEMQNSLFRTGYSTIIRESQDASCAILNRAGEVVAQHVVLPLHMGAFPACAAGIIKNYSADEIHEGDAFITNHPYHGGSPHAPDMAVLSPIFYMGEWVGFAANLAHKSDIGGPVPGSCWSQAREIYQEGLHVPPVKYVHKGQTSKDLEAVLSANSRTPELVVGDLRGQVGAARLGERRFQEMMDRYGKQTILDSFEQLFALTEAKVRAEIASWPDAVGEGERFVDSDGVELDKPVRLHVRIEKKGDKLLFDFTGSADQTKGPANIRPTIVRAACCYLMTCLVDPALAINYGLAKCIDIKVRDGSVVNPRFPAPVNTYNPTVHALVESLLEASSQITPHKKVGDGCSSRSIIIGGRSNKTGKGYVQYEIFGGGSGGRSGKDGVSGTNVNQSNAKIAPIEIIESEFATRVRRFELIPDSGGPGTFRGGLGFVREYEVLDNDARFSLRSTKHSVAPKGIDGGGEGKTGHCVLNPGAQGERVIPSRFSDHVLHPGEAFRLETPGGGGLGDPLKRDAQRVLNDVRNGYVTVARAREVYCVTIDPVDADFRVNEKETAQLRAQAIGNRQ